One genomic window of Hippopotamus amphibius kiboko isolate mHipAmp2 chromosome 10, mHipAmp2.hap2, whole genome shotgun sequence includes the following:
- the GOT1L1 gene encoding putative aspartate aminotransferase, cytoplasmic 2, producing MPTLSVFTDVPLAKKLEGSLLKTYKQDDHPNKTFLAYKVCMTSEGQPWVSSVVHKTRMQIAQDPSLNYEYTPVTGMKSFIQASLNLLFGKNSQVIVENRAGGVHTVGDSGAFQLGAQFLKTWRQDSPIVYIISSQKEPHGPIFQDMGFTVYEHTFWDSMQLCLDPNMLLNVVEQAPHGSIFVIGNIGNCTLTQSHWTQLMILMKSKQIFPFFDIPYQGLSTGDLEEDAGFLQHFVSQGFEFFCSQSLSKNFGIYDEGVGILVVVALNNQLLLHVLSQLMNFAQALWLNPPTTGARIITSVLCNPAMQAEWKQSLEGVVENIMMTKEKVKEKLRLLGTPGSWDHITEQKGSHSYLGLNSQQVEYLVRKKHIYIPKNGRINFTCINSYNIDYITKSINEAVLFAKDSEE from the exons ATGCCCACTCTGTCCGTGTTCACGGATGTGCCCCTAGCCAAGAAGCTAGAAGGCAGCTTGCTAAAGACCTACAAACAAGATGACCACCCTAACAAGACGTTCCTGGCCTATAAAG TCTGCATGACTAGCGAAGGCCAACCCTGGGTGTCGTCCGTGGTACACAAGACCCGAATGCAGATCGCCCAGGATCCCTCCCTGAACTATGAGTACACGCCAGTGACGGGCATGAAATCATTCATCCAGGCCTCCCTGAACCTCCTCTTTGGAAAGAACAGCCAAGTCATTGTGGAGAACAGG GCAGGGGGTGTGCACACTGTGGGTGACAGCGGTGCTTTCCAGCTTGGGGCCCAGTTCCTCAAAACTTGGCGTCAGGATTCTCCAATAGTTTACATCATTTCTTCTCAAAAAG AACCGCATGGACCCATCTTCCAGGACATGGGCTTTACCGTTTATGAACACACCTTCTGGGACTCCATGCAGCTGTGCTTGGACCCCAACATGCTCCTCAATGTGGTGGAG CAGGCCCCGCACGGCTCTATCTTTGTGATTGGGAACATTGGCAACTGCACGCTAACACAGAGTCACTGGACACAGTTGATGATCCTGATGAAG AGCAAGcagatatttccattttttgacATTCCCTATCAAGGTTTATCCACCGGTGACCTGGAAGAAGATGCTGGATTCTTACAACACTTTGTGTCTCAAggctttgagttcttctgcagccAGTCTCTGTCCAAGAATTTTGGCATTTATG ATGAAGGAGTGGGGATCCTCGTGGTGGTGGCACTCAACAACCAGCTCCTGCTGCACGTCCTCTCCCAGCTGATGAACTTTGCGCAGGCCCTGTGGCTAAACCCTCCTACCACGGGTGCTCGCATTATCACCTCTGTCCTCTGTAACCCTGCTATGCAGGCAGAATG GAAACAGAGTCTGGAAGGGGTTGTAGAGAACATCATGATGACCAAGGAAAAGGTGAAGGAGAAGCTCCGGCTCCTGGGAACCCCAGGCTCCTGGGATCACATTACTGAGCAGAAGGGGTCCCATAGCTACCTTGGACTCAACT CCCAACAGGTGGAATACCTGGTCAGGAAAAAGCATATCTATATCCCCAAGAATGGTCGGATCAACTTCACCTGTATCAATTCCTACAACATAGATTACATCACTAAGAGCATCAATGAGGCTGTCCTCTTTGCAAAGGACTCAGAGGAATAG